GCTGGAGGGTGGCTTGGCGAAAACGAGCTGGAACACCTACTCAAATCATATGCGCACCGTATGGGGCCATGCGCTTGAACACGGCACGCTGACCCACACGACGATCAACCCGTTCAAAAAGACCTCCGTGATCCCGCCAAGGCGACCTAAAAAGACCATTCCACGCGATACGATCAAATGTGCGCGAGATTGGCTGCGGGATTTGGTGGTTGATGAACGGCTTACCAAAAAGCGCAGCCCTATAACCCCCGCCTGGTTTTGGTTGGCGGTGTTTGAATTGTTTTTCCACAGCGGCATTCGACTGAACGCGCTGCTCAACCTGCGCTATCAGGATATTAACTGGGACGACAACCTTATCCGTGTCCAAGCCGACCGGGAGAAAACCCATCGAGAATACTCCATACCGATCAATGAAGACCTTGAGCCGCACATTAGAACTGTTTGGACTGAGGCCACGAAGATTGGATTCGAAGCGGGCGATCAACTGTTCAACGTGAACCGGTTTTCTCACCACTATCATCGAAAGACCATGAACACCGACCAAGTCGAGGCCATGTACCGAAAGCTGCTCAGACGGTTTGGAACAAGAATGACCCCTCACCGTTTCAGGCACACATTGGCCACAGACTTGATGCGCAGGCCAGAACGTAACATCCACCTGACTATGGACTTGCTCAACCATTCCAACATCTCGACGACCATGGGGTACATCGAGGTTGATTACGATCACATGCGGTCGGTAATGCAGGAACGTAGCCAGGCTCAGGGGGCAATCAGGCTGGAGCGTCGGGTGGATGACAGAATACCTGTCTCAGCACCTGCAGTAGCACCGCCGGCGCTTGAGGCTCCCGAGCCTATAGCGGAGCCACTGCTGATCACTCCCGTGCAGGAGCAACCCGTGAAGAGTGCTGACCACCAGCCAGCGCTTCTGGATCCACCAGAGGAGGCGCTTGCAACGTACAAGCTGTTGACTCAACTACCGAGCTTGAAGTCCGAACGATATTCACTGGATCAGGCGATGCTGCCTGCTGGCACCGGGCTCAGTCATGAGTTGTCTTGGGATGGGGCCAGGTACATGGTGGGAGGATCTTGGAATACCGCCACCCTCCACAAATACCGAGGAAAGTGCGGAGTCCTCAATAATGCTCACCTTGATGTTCGGTCTGGGTGGAGTGAGAACTCACAACTGGGGCTGAATACAACTTCACCAAGGCTGTACAACCAATCGCACCATTTTGCGGGAGGGGAGCCCTCGGCTGCGCAAAAATTGGCTCAACAGCTAACCTTCATGCTCGGTGTGGCTCAACCATCGGGCTTGGAGGGGAAAATGTCGGCGAGAGTCGGTCTTTTCGTTTACGGGTACTGGGTGGGGTGACGGTGCAATCGTCCGCCATGCAAAAACACATGCCGCTTTGATCACGGCTGATGTTTTGCGTCTAGGAAGGTCAGAAAC
The genomic region above belongs to Pseudomonas azotoformans and contains:
- a CDS encoding site-specific integrase, producing MNTPLELTQDYLSTQLLREATQKIYLAATRALLRHFGETVTLEAIDRRTVLRLRKNLLEGGLAKTSWNTYSNHMRTVWGHALEHGTLTHTTINPFKKTSVIPPRRPKKTIPRDTIKCARDWLRDLVVDERLTKKRSPITPAWFWLAVFELFFHSGIRLNALLNLRYQDINWDDNLIRVQADREKTHREYSIPINEDLEPHIRTVWTEATKIGFEAGDQLFNVNRFSHHYHRKTMNTDQVEAMYRKLLRRFGTRMTPHRFRHTLATDLMRRPERNIHLTMDLLNHSNISTTMGYIEVDYDHMRSVMQERSQAQGAIRLERRVDDRIPVSAPAVAPPALEAPEPIAEPLLITPVQEQPVKSADHQPALLDPPEEALATYKLLTQLPSLKSERYSLDQAMLPAGTGLSHELSWDGARYMVGGSWNTATLHKYRGKCGVLNNAHLDVRSGWSENSQLGLNTTSPRLYNQSHHFAGGEPSAAQKLAQQLTFMLGVAQPSGLEGKMSARVGLFVYGYWVG